In Papaver somniferum cultivar HN1 unplaced genomic scaffold, ASM357369v1 unplaced-scaffold_114, whole genome shotgun sequence, a genomic segment contains:
- the LOC113328842 gene encoding uncharacterized protein LOC113328842, with protein sequence MDCRHNHPRPKDLHGHYTVGRLKAHEYAEVDKMTRARMAPSKILSKLKADDNNNKTTLQQIYNARSTLRRKDFQGKLLMQQLLWLAQKNNYACQKKLDDFGHVMHLFIAHPEFLKLALCFPQVLILDCTYKTNKYEMPLMNVVGHTSTKSTFTVVFCFLDDELK encoded by the coding sequence atggattgccgTCATAATCACCCACGTCCAAAGGATCTTCATGGACATTATACAGTCGGAAGACTCAAAGCTCATGAATATGCGGAGgtagataaaatgacacgagcacgaaTGGCACCCTCTAAaattcttagcaaattgaaggcggatGATAATAATAACAAGACTACGTTGCAACAAATTTATAACGCGAGAAGTACTTTGAGAAGAAAGGATTTTCAAGGCAAGTTGTTGATGCAACAATTATTGTGGTTGGCGCAAAAGAATAACTATGCTTGCCAAAAGAAATTGGATGATTTCGGCCATGTGATGCACCTTTTTATTGCCCATCCGGAATTCTTAAAGTTGGcgttatgcttcccacaagttctcatattggattgcacttacaagaccaATAAGTATGAGATGCCCTTGATGAACGTTGTTGGTCATACGTCAACCAAGTCAACTTTCAccgttgttttttgttttttggatgATGAGTTGAAATAA